The genomic interval TTCCTGGAGGGGACAGAAGCACCCCAGCAGCAGTGGGGGCCATGGAGGACAAGTCTGCTGAGAACAAAAGAACTCAGTATGTAAGTAGAGTGGCCCAATTTGTATACTTTACAGagttttttcccttcctttgaaCTTTTTTGGGGACTATTCCTCTGAGTTTCCAAAAGGGAATAGGTATGGGGAATAAACAGAATTAAGATTCACTTTAGACTTCCCACAGAGGGTCATCATGTTTAAAACTTCTATCTAAAGCCAAATTTTCTATGCATTTATTATCAAGGATAACTGTGAGTTTTATATACAGACAGTAGTTGGTATTGGCATGCTGATCAAGGACAGTGTATTATTCTATAGTCTGTTTCTAAACATACTCTTGGTATTAATTGCTTATCTCTGCCCATAAATAAGAGTATATGCTTAGGTTAATTCAGTTTTGCTTGTGAGAACATGCCTAAAATTCaaacttaaatttaatttttgtggatatacAGTGAAGCTCTTTTCTAAGTCTCTTCTAAAGGGAGAAATTGAAGTATTTTGCTAATGACTTGAAGGTAGGAGGCAATTAGGACACAGATGAACAGACATAAGAACTAAACCTGCTGTAATATATTCCTCATAGCTCCAGTTAGCACACCAACCAATAAGGCTTAGTCCTGAAAAAAGAGCACTAATAAGCCGTATCTGCTTAAAATTGAGCTGAAAAttactattttcctttttccataaGTGACCTTAATTCAGGAAATAATGCCCTGTTACACACAGGGTGAATGAAGTAGATTTGAGTAGCCTGGAGAAAGCTGAGATTCCATTTCacagaaatattaatatgttattaTCTACGTCGACAAATTTGTAATTTCAGTAGAAATTATGTCTCTTCAAAGTTGTTTCTCTGAATTTCTACTGAAGCCAGTGATAAGAAATGGCAGTCTTCTAATGACTAGGTTGTTCTGGATGGCTTCCCTTTCAGTCCTGCTATTGCTGCAAACTGAGTATGAAAGAAGGCGACCCCGCCATCTATGCCGAAAGGGCTGGCTATGATAAACTGTGGCACCCAGCTTGTTTTGTCTGCAGCACCTGCCATGAACTCCTGGTTGACATGATTTATTTTTGGAAGAATGAGAAGCTATATTGTGGCAGACATTACTGTGACAGCGAGAAACCCCGATGTGCTGGCTGTGACGAGGTACGTTCTATGGGACCTCCTGCATGCTGGTGCCCTCTTAGACCCTCATACAGTCCCTTTACCTAGAAGGCAACAAGACTTAACCAAACAGCAGTTGCTCTGTTTACATCCACAGAAGTTTTAAAAGATTAACTTTTGATATCATTCATTCTGTCTGTGTTAATTGGGTTAACAAATGAAagactagaaatacaaaagattgatTTAGACTAAATTAAATGATAGCATAAGTTCAAGCTTTAGGTTATCATTTTCAAACTTTAGACCCTGAGAAAGTTTGTTGTTACACatgtaaattattatattaaaaaaaatctttatttttatcttcttcctaGCTGATATTCAGCAATGAGTATACCCAGGCAGAAAACCAGAATTGGCACCTGAAACACTTCTGCTGCTTTGACTGTGATAGCATTCTAGCTGGGGAAATATACGTGATGGTCAATGACAAGCCCGTGTGCAAGCCCTGCTATGTGAAGAATCATGCTGTGGTGAGAAGTGTTCTAAGGATATGGTTTTGCCTCAGCCTGCTTTAGGACTtgagtttttgcttttcttaaagcCTCTTACAAATGGGAAACAGAAAGCACTCCTCCTAAGTAGAAAGCAAATTATTCCTACCACAGGGTGTTAAAATCAAGGCAATTCAAAAACAATACAGGCATTGACTATGAGCCACCTCAAGATTTCTACTTGTGAAGTTTATAGTATCAATTATAGGTACTGCTTAGTAATAAAATCCTCACTTAAAAAATTCTTAATGGGAATGAGATTGTTTTATTCTCATGGTTAGCAATCAGATTCCATTTCAATAACGGTGTCTAGGGGCTATTGATGTTCTTTAGCTCTATTTGAATATGATGCTTTCTGTTCGTGTTACTGGACCACCCACTGGAATTTTGTTTTTGCTACCTGGAGATTGTAAGATACCTATTTCTTAAACTCTTATTGAATGATTTGGCATAACAAAATTTGGCCTGCATATTTAGATTTTTATGTGGGCAAACATTCCAATGtgaaagtatatttttttcttgcatttattcTGCTTACACAGAGCTGCTGTTGTATAATGGCCAAGTGATGGTAATGTAGATAAAGGGTAAAAAGTTGACCATAGATGGTAAAGTGTGTAAGCCAGGAGTATCCAAAAAGACATTTACTTCTTTATATGCagcaaaacaaatacattttaatggtCCCCTGAGctataaataaagtaaaagagaCTCCTGGCTAAGGAATGAAATTACATATAGTTTATATAGTTACAAGAGTGTGGTACTTTGAAGATAACGTAACAAGATTTGATGTCACTGCCAATTTTCAGCGTTTATTCCCCAGTTATTCATTTTCTGTCAACTGTGTGTCACCAATGTATTTCACATTCTCATAATTACAACCGCTCTACTTCAGacctttttttttgtcattttgactATTGCAGTGGCCTCAAACTTTCATTCATCTTGCTCAAAAGCTACCCACCATAATGATGGAAAATGATCTTCctaaaattcaaattattaaacttttaatATATCTGGCTCCTTCTTGCCTCTCCTGTCCCTTGTACTAGTTATCCAACCCAAATCATACATTTCCACATGCTCACCAGCGTTTTCTAGTTTACACACTGTTCTTTGTCTTTTGCTTACTCTTTATAGTTTTTCTAACACACCCTACTTTTCCCTGTTTTACCTGACTGTACCTACACATTTATTCCTTTAGATTCAGTTTAGCTTTAACTTTTTTTCAGAACACCTTTCCTGATTCCCTGTGCCCAAACTCCATCATTGTCTCCAGGCTCTCCGTGTTCCCAATGGTGTGTATGGGGGGTTGTCGGGTGGGGGCggcgtgtgtgtgtgaatgtcaCTCATCTGTCTCCTTCACTAGACTGTAAGCAGCTGGAGGGTAGAGCTTACCTTACTATTTCTGTATCTTCAGTGTCGGCACTTAGAAAATGTTTAGTGACTGACTGGTGTTCTTAATATTTCTCGCTTTGGGGCTACCGTGGGCCTTCCTTTACCTGGGGAACAAGATGTTAAATCACCATGTAACCTGATACATTATTTAGCTAAAAACTGCTTCAGTGAATATTGTTGCAACAGTTTTTCTACAGACTAAAGGTATTATCATGTATACCTTTTTTTTGCTGCTGTCTGACCTTTAGTCTCAAGGACTAGAATGTAACTCCATCAGGGCAGGGATTTTTTTATCTgccttttctgttctgttcccaACACTAGGACAacataggtgctcaataaaaatatattgaaatagataaaactgctattttttctttttttagctgtTACAAGCTTCTCTGTATTACATTGTTTCTAATCAATGGCAGGGAATAACCacagatatgattttttttaataaaataattttaaaattatttagttttataatataGCATCAttttggctaggcgtggtggctcacacctgtaatcccagcactttgagaggccaaggcaggcgaatcatgaggtcaggagttcgagaccaccctggccaacatggtgaaaccctgtctctactaaaaataccaaaaaaattagctgggcatggtggcgagtgactgtaattccagctacttgggaggcagaggcaggagaactgcttgaacctgggaggtgaaggttataatgagctgagatcctggcATGGCAcccccagcccaggtgacagtgcgagactccgtttcaaaaacaaaacaaaacaaaactatatatatatagcatcatttcttttatgtttacTTTCTCAATGGGATATACCATTGGCCTTTACCTAATATTAAAATGAGCATACATATCCATTGCCAGAACAAATTCCAGCTAACAGCAAAGAGAGCTACCCACATAGCATGCTACATTATATAAAATTTGGAGAAGTTTACCTAGTTCAGGACATTGAGCTGCTTAGATcttttaatcttaaaaaagacagagggaaaatacaaattatttttagacTTGAAATCAAGTGCTCAACTCCAAACaacatttctgagaaaaaaaaaaaaaattacctggaaggaaaaaaaatgggacGTGCAcctactttgtctctgtgtagtCACTAGAACTCCATAGTTACCCCCGGAATTCACATCCACCAGATTCACAGGACACTCCTGCAGAGAGCTCATTCCAACAGATGTCATTAGCTGTTTTACATCCTATGTACAAATAAAAAGAGGGATGGAAGGAAATAAGAATTCTTTGAAATATTAAAGGTTTAGGAACATGGGAAAATCAAATGCAGGTGGAAAGTGGTGAAGCACATCATGTTCCTGAAGGGTTCTGCAGTCCCCAGGCCCTCGGCGCAGCCTGGGCCAATTTTAGATTTTCGAAGAATTAGGGATCAGTGGATTTGACCTGTGATTACATGTCAGATTTTGAATTTATGGTAatcaaattattaataaaattttatgaaaccACAAACCTTAATTCTCTATACCATTTATGTGTACTAATTACctttttacttaattttcttaatttcatgtgTAATTGAACATTAGTTATCTCTTTTTTGTAAATTGCAACTGAAAATGTGTGTTTTGGGTAATTATAAAAAGATCCACAAATACTATTAACAGGTCTGAGAAAAAGAAGATAGATCATGGTCTAAAAGCAAGGCAATAAAACACACAGTGTATTTTACAAGAACACATTCAAAATACTTATACAAACAAGAAATATTGAAAGATTGAATGTTCTTATCACAAGGAAATCATATAATGTTTAAGGAGAGGGatatcctaattaccctgatttgatcactacactatgtatacatgtattgaaacatcacatagTACACCcagaaatatgtacaattatgtgttgatcataaattttaaaatggaaagattaATATTAAATGTGGAAAACAATAAGACATCATTCTAAATGAataataaagctataaaatacatacaaaaagcaGTTGCTTGCGTGGTGCAGCTACACATTAGAAAGGTGCTTGCAATTGAAACACTCATTTTTGTTGTATTCAGGAATAGTATATTGATCACACAAAGTATTTTCCTTGTATCTCAGGGAAGACTGGGTTGACCTAACTTATAGATTACAGAGCTATAATCTCTGTAATCAGAAGCAATATAACTAAAAAATATGCAGGTCGGAAATGGACATATATAACAGGCCTCACTTCACTGCCTAAACCAATTATCCAGTGAGTAGCAGCCGCATTTTGAAGTCTTCAAGTAAGGAGGCTCAAGCTGAATGACGTCTACCCACCTGTTCCTGCCCCTTATCCCTCAGTAATTCCTGACAATCACATTACGAGGCCAAGGGTGCTTAAGATTAGTCCCTATGATACCAGACAGTCTTGGCTTCTTCACTtgttgtgaaatatttaaaacaaaaactttaagaCAGTCATATTCATTCAGAACATGTATAAACCAGAAGGGCATGGACTATAGAGGTCTGAACTGGTTTGCTGTTTTCTGCTATAACATAGGTCATATACATGTTTGAATAAGAAAAttttgtgtaaatgtgtgtgtgtgtgtgtgtgtgtatatacatgtttgTATGTCATGTATATATTCATCCATAACACATACTGAATGGTACAGGGATTGTAAGTATTCATGTTCTACAATATTAGATTACACATAAATTATGACTGATCTTATGACAGAATAGAAGCCAATTAACTACAAGTTATATTTTTAGTGCAAATTCATTATTCTCAAACACTGTCAGTATTTTTAATTGAGTCCTTAATTACTTTGAACATGATTTTAATTTACTACTGTCTAGAAATTAGTGGTGTTAATAATCTCATGTGTCATAGGTAAGACAGGTAAAATTACCACTTCAAAGCTTTAATGAACAAGGAAAAATCATCTCATAAACTTCTGTGTAATTACAAATGTGCAATCTAATAAAATACATCAGAACTAAGCACACTGCGTTGGAACTTCCCATCAAGACTTTCTGCCTCGAACGCCATGAAGTTATCTTACGTGCATCACATCACCTGTTTGGCCTTCACCCATTGTTTCTCAGATTGTTCAGTATATTAACCTGTGTTAACAGTTGGCCAAAAAGGTTAGCTAGAAGGCCACCCTCCATCGTGTATTTCTGAGGTTGTCATTATGAGTTTTAATTTGTCATCTAAAGAAACGTGTTCAGTTTGTCCTAAGATGAAAATGTTACCATTACAACTTGATCTCTCACCCTCTTCTCTTGTGTTATTTCTTAATAGGTGTGTCAGGGATGCCACAATGCCATCGACCCAGAAGTGCAGCGGGTGACCTATAACAACTTCAGCTGGCATGCATCCACAGAGTGCTTTCTGTGCTCCTGCTGCAGCAAATGCCTCATTGGGCAGAAGTTCATGCCAGTAGAAGGGATGGTTTTCTGTTCAGTGGAATGTAAGAAGATGATGTCTTAGGAGGAGGGCACCCAGAAGTATCGAGCCATAGCTATCCAAAGTGGTCTGCATTGCTACCGTAAAAtgcaatttgaaaaaaataaaaggcaaaaaaagaaactgtaaagGAAACCAAgagattttgtttaatttttttggccattttttatcaatttttttttctgtctcagctTTTAAACTTGATTTAAGCATTTGATTTGTAAAAcagtaaataattttatctttccaTAGCTTTTCCAATGTGAAATCATTTAGTTGGAAGCTTGGATCTCATTAAACTTCATGTCTCTGTTCCATTTGTGCCAAACACTTAAAAGTTAGTGTACTGAATGGAAAGGTGAGCATTTCTAGTTATAcactcctttttttcccctcatgtgtaaaatgaaaaggaaactaaATTTGCCCTAATATCAAGGCGCTACACTTACTGCCTCATCTTATTCACTGACCTTTGTAATAATACACAGTGAATTCTTTTTGACAGAGAAATGCAGTGTAGTATGCAAAGCTGCCGTTTTAATGCCTGTACATTTCCTCTTTCCTGATACAGGCAGAGGTGGCATTTTCTTTATTgcacttctctattttttttttatgtacccTACCTCTCAGTATTCTCTTTGTAAGTGGGTGACTTCCATCTGTggccttaaatattttattatcacaTGTGGCATAACAGTATCCacactttttcaatttttttttttttttttgagcaatcgtcctgcctcagcctcccaaataactgggattacaggtgcatgccaccatgcccagctaatttttgtatttttagtagagacaggttttcaccatgttagccaggctggtctcaaactcctgacctcagatgatccgcctgtcttggcctcccaaagtgctgggattacaggcctgggagccaccatgcctgacctacatactttttacttctatacGTGATTTTTGGCTTGGACATAAAAAGCCAAGCCACCCATTTGCTTTTAATCCAAAGAACATGTATAGTTTTTGTACCTAGAAACTATGATTTATATTGATTGCACGTGCCTGCCATGATttagataagttttttttttttgcatggttTTTATGCTTTTCTAACGGATCCTGTTTTATAATACTTCCAAGCCTATCCATGGATATATCAAATGTCTTCACTTGTGTATTTTCATGGCTAGGTAtttctaatgtttatttttccctgtGTACTTCTACACATAGCTATGCACCATGGAAATTAAATGGAATTAATGATATgtatattattcaaaataaagtttctttcactttaaT from Rhinopithecus roxellana isolate Shanxi Qingling chromosome 6, ASM756505v1, whole genome shotgun sequence carries:
- the TES gene encoding testin isoform X1, with protein sequence MDLENKVKKMGLGHEQGFGAPCLKCKEKCEGFELHFWRKICRNCKCGQEEHDVLLSNEEDRKVGKLFEDTKYTTLIAKLKSDGIPMYKRNVMILTNPVAAKKNVSINTVTYEWAPPVQNQALARQYMQMLPKEKQPVAGSEGAQYRKKQLAKQLPAHDQDPSKCHELSPREVKEMEQFVKKYKSEALGVGDVKLPCEMDAQGPKQMNIPGGDRSTPAAVGAMEDKSAENKRTQYSCYCCKLSMKEGDPAIYAERAGYDKLWHPACFVCSTCHELLVDMIYFWKNEKLYCGRHYCDSEKPRCAGCDELIFSNEYTQAENQNWHLKHFCCFDCDSILAGEIYVMVNDKPVCKPCYVKNHAVVCQGCHNAIDPEVQRVTYNNFSWHASTECFLCSCCSKCLIGQKFMPVEGMVFCSVECKKMMS